One window of Mesorhizobium loti R88b genomic DNA carries:
- a CDS encoding glycosyltransferase family 4 protein — MTLGPLVPFIGALLIAVVGVWLFARLATRIGAVSKVKSDRWHTSGEIPRLAGPAMLIAMSPWLPVEHILLLAVFCLIGALDDVRSLSAGAKAAALAAAAVLAGIITGLWWVPIVIWIACNAVNMLDHADGLAASAVAAAFLGLGGDIGMAGAGACVGFLCFNYPPARVFMGDSGSLLLGAAIVLLASKRGFDASLAWIAVPLIDAIFVTTRRLLHGRRPWMGGTDHLGHTLLRIGVNRQILPAIYAAGVLTIGLIFSAWANP; from the coding sequence TTGACGCTTGGCCCATTGGTCCCGTTCATCGGGGCCTTGCTCATAGCGGTTGTTGGTGTGTGGCTGTTTGCGCGTCTGGCGACCCGCATCGGAGCGGTCTCGAAGGTCAAGAGCGATCGATGGCACACATCAGGGGAGATCCCTCGACTGGCAGGCCCCGCCATGCTGATCGCGATGTCTCCGTGGCTTCCGGTAGAGCATATTCTTCTGCTGGCTGTTTTCTGCTTGATCGGCGCGCTGGATGACGTCCGATCCCTTTCTGCCGGTGCCAAGGCAGCGGCATTGGCCGCTGCGGCTGTATTAGCTGGGATCATCACAGGCCTGTGGTGGGTTCCGATCGTCATTTGGATAGCTTGCAACGCGGTCAACATGCTCGATCATGCCGATGGTCTTGCCGCGAGCGCAGTCGCGGCTGCCTTCCTAGGGCTGGGCGGCGATATCGGGATGGCCGGTGCGGGCGCGTGTGTCGGGTTTCTTTGCTTCAACTATCCGCCCGCCCGCGTTTTCATGGGCGATAGCGGCAGTCTTCTCCTCGGCGCGGCAATCGTCCTTCTCGCTTCGAAAAGAGGTTTCGACGCCTCGTTGGCGTGGATTGCCGTCCCGCTGATTGATGCAATATTCGTAACCACTCGCCGCTTGCTACACGGGCGGAGGCCTTGGATGGGCGGCACGGACCACCTTGGTCACACCTTGCTTCGGATTGGTGTGAATCGTCAGATTTTGCCGGCTATTTACGCAGCGGGGGTACTGACGATAGGGCTAATTTTTTCTGCCTGGGCTAATCCATAA
- a CDS encoding CBS domain-containing protein gives MSDRVVTTTRDASLEDVVELMTRHHVKRLPVVEGGKVVGIIARSDLLRALLRVLPISDSSGVGDDQIRQNIVTELAGQIWSGTSMIHVNVDKGIAELSGAIFDERERLAARVAAENVVGVKAVTDHLFWVEPLSGIVVDPSA, from the coding sequence ATGTCGGACCGCGTCGTCACGACGACCCGTGATGCATCCCTTGAAGATGTCGTCGAACTGATGACACGCCACCATGTCAAACGCCTTCCGGTGGTTGAAGGCGGGAAAGTAGTCGGCATCATCGCTCGCTCCGACCTGCTGCGTGCATTGCTTCGCGTCCTGCCGATTTCGGATTCGTCAGGCGTGGGCGACGACCAGATCCGCCAGAACATAGTCACCGAACTGGCTGGTCAAATCTGGTCCGGCACCAGCATGATCCACGTCAATGTAGACAAAGGTATCGCCGAACTGAGCGGAGCAATCTTTGACGAACGCGAGCGTCTGGCGGCTCGTGTCGCAGCCGAAAATGTCGTGGGAGTCAAAGCGGTGACGGATCACCTTTTCTGGGTTGAGCCCCTGTCCGGCATAGTGGTCGATCCGTCGGCTTAA
- a CDS encoding acyltransferase family protein — MRGGQALPSTATAAACRENSNALPDRGQAGSLSSTASAAADRHRTDIDGLRAVAVLAVLFFHLRISGFSGGFVGVDVFFLISGFLITRIVATDIEAGRFSLAQFYSRRARRLLPAFFTTLSLSCVAAFLLFTPQHLETFGKSLTAAVLGVSNIFFWRDSGYFDLAARMKPLLHTWSLSVEWQFYLVWPLLLSVLLALFPRRMVWPIMAIAIFSFCLIFEFQDGSVWLLSRTRAADWIADGRATVFYNTPFRAFEFACGAALVWLPRPRSAIVHEFLALLGLTLISSAIFILDSRSGTPAWNVLPPAVGAAMVLHADRSRWAGLVLRNRPAVYLGRISYPLYLVHWPLIVFCEYGLLRPLLPAEAIFIGLLSFALAILMFHFVEQPYRGGRGLVGPSGLALVGMVSFSVVSYAMSGGMPWRLQSVAAGTDLADSVALKAITGSLACQDFCEFGNLQSPNKILVVGDSHIDQYTRALQELGGQEFHFLLAEAGNCYFGAELQTRTNGAVTQHCRNATDQAARWLKAGGIVAIVQGQRWPGYRNILERKVDSAPVDMPDLAKLFATMLGDVAKLYSGFRGPVILIGHAPDANLICYLRPAYVSLPCPVPTRVEHVAFEKAFAGFARHPVIQQVESPIFQLVDPVQTLCPAAECHVTDSAGHSLYVDENHVSIFGARLIVPTIIERLRADLSMASRQPPSQSTTR, encoded by the coding sequence ATGCGGGGCGGCCAAGCTCTGCCTTCGACGGCGACTGCAGCGGCCTGCCGGGAAAACAGCAACGCGCTGCCCGATCGAGGGCAGGCCGGCTCCCTGTCCTCTACGGCCTCTGCCGCAGCCGACCGTCATCGCACGGACATAGACGGGCTTAGAGCTGTCGCCGTTCTGGCGGTGCTGTTTTTTCATTTGAGAATTTCAGGTTTCTCCGGCGGCTTTGTCGGCGTCGATGTGTTTTTCTTAATTAGTGGTTTTTTGATTACCCGCATTGTGGCGACCGATATCGAGGCAGGGCGTTTCAGTCTGGCGCAGTTCTATTCGCGTCGGGCGCGCCGCCTCTTGCCGGCTTTCTTCACGACACTCTCGCTTTCATGCGTCGCTGCGTTTCTGTTGTTTACGCCTCAGCATCTGGAGACCTTCGGGAAATCTCTGACAGCAGCGGTTTTAGGCGTTTCCAACATCTTTTTCTGGCGCGATTCCGGTTATTTTGATCTCGCCGCGCGGATGAAGCCGCTCCTTCATACGTGGTCACTGAGCGTGGAATGGCAGTTCTATCTCGTTTGGCCATTGCTGCTTTCAGTTTTGCTTGCCCTATTCCCCCGGCGAATGGTTTGGCCGATCATGGCGATTGCCATTTTTAGCTTCTGTCTCATTTTTGAATTCCAGGACGGATCGGTTTGGCTGCTTTCACGAACGCGGGCCGCCGATTGGATCGCCGACGGCCGTGCCACCGTCTTCTACAACACACCTTTTCGCGCTTTCGAGTTCGCTTGCGGCGCGGCGCTGGTATGGCTTCCAAGGCCACGCTCAGCAATTGTTCACGAATTCCTCGCCCTGCTTGGGCTGACACTCATCTCCAGCGCCATCTTCATTCTCGATAGCCGTTCGGGCACTCCCGCCTGGAATGTCCTTCCGCCCGCGGTCGGCGCCGCAATGGTGCTGCATGCGGACCGTTCGCGATGGGCAGGACTTGTCTTGCGCAATCGTCCGGCGGTCTATCTCGGACGCATCAGCTACCCGCTCTACCTCGTCCATTGGCCCCTGATCGTGTTCTGCGAGTATGGCCTTCTTCGACCGCTGCTGCCGGCAGAAGCCATTTTCATCGGGCTGCTGTCTTTCGCCCTGGCCATCTTGATGTTTCATTTCGTTGAACAGCCTTACCGCGGCGGCCGTGGCCTGGTCGGGCCTTCAGGACTTGCCCTGGTGGGCATGGTCTCATTCTCGGTGGTCAGCTACGCGATGTCGGGCGGAATGCCGTGGCGTCTTCAGTCGGTTGCCGCAGGAACCGACCTGGCCGACAGCGTGGCCTTGAAGGCGATCACCGGTTCATTGGCTTGCCAGGATTTCTGTGAGTTCGGAAATCTTCAAAGCCCAAACAAGATACTGGTGGTCGGGGATTCGCATATCGACCAGTACACACGCGCTCTTCAGGAACTGGGTGGCCAGGAATTCCATTTCCTGCTGGCGGAGGCCGGCAACTGCTATTTCGGAGCGGAGCTTCAGACCAGGACCAACGGCGCGGTCACGCAGCACTGCCGGAATGCCACCGACCAGGCCGCGCGCTGGTTGAAGGCCGGTGGGATCGTCGCCATTGTCCAGGGGCAGCGCTGGCCCGGATATCGCAATATTCTCGAACGGAAAGTCGACAGCGCCCCTGTCGACATGCCCGACCTGGCAAAGCTGTTTGCGACCATGCTCGGCGATGTGGCGAAACTCTATTCCGGTTTTCGCGGTCCGGTCATCCTGATTGGGCACGCGCCGGACGCCAACCTGATCTGCTACCTGAGACCGGCTTACGTCTCCCTGCCATGCCCGGTACCCACGCGGGTGGAGCATGTGGCCTTCGAAAAGGCCTTCGCGGGCTTCGCCCGCCATCCCGTGATTCAACAGGTTGAAAGTCCCATCTTTCAACTGGTCGATCCTGTGCAGACCCTATGCCCGGCGGCTGAGTGTCATGTAACGGACAGCGCGGGCCATAGTCTCTACGTGGATGAGAATCACGTTTCGATCTTCGGGGCGCGGCTGATCGTGCCGACAATCATCGAGAGACTTCGGGCCGATTTGTCAATGGCGTCACGGCAGCCACCGTCGCAATCGACCACGCGATGA
- a CDS encoding LysR family transcriptional regulator, producing MTITLKQLDYFIATAESGQVSHAAVELNISQSAVTAAIKTLEADLGVRLLERNHAGVRLTMEGARFLDHARIITGAVAAAVRSPLRDRKGLAGKLRLGMTYTVVGYYMSRHYARFRKTYPQIEVEVLELPRDALESGLMSGEIDMAVMLVSNLAHTEELAQEVLMRSNRRLWLSADHHLLGRPEISLADVAAEDYVMLTVDEARTTAARYWDAAGLSLRPVLTTSSVEAVRSLVAAGMGVTVLSDMVYRPWSLEGQRIEVRRLVEPIPSMDVGLAWSRDRPIGPAAAAFRAFMSVTMGGGG from the coding sequence ATGACCATCACCTTGAAACAGCTCGATTATTTCATCGCAACCGCGGAGAGCGGACAGGTCAGTCATGCCGCGGTGGAACTCAACATCTCACAATCGGCGGTCACCGCGGCGATAAAGACGCTGGAGGCTGACCTGGGCGTACGGCTTCTGGAGCGCAACCACGCTGGCGTAAGGTTGACGATGGAGGGCGCGCGGTTTCTTGACCACGCGCGTATTATCACCGGCGCTGTCGCGGCCGCTGTCCGAAGCCCGTTGCGCGACCGGAAGGGTCTGGCGGGCAAGCTGCGGCTGGGCATGACCTACACCGTCGTCGGATACTACATGTCGCGCCACTACGCACGGTTCCGGAAGACCTATCCCCAGATCGAGGTCGAGGTGTTGGAACTGCCCCGCGACGCTCTCGAAAGCGGCTTGATGAGCGGGGAGATCGACATGGCTGTGATGCTGGTGTCCAACCTGGCGCACACCGAGGAGTTGGCGCAGGAGGTCTTGATGCGGTCGAACCGCCGGCTCTGGCTTTCGGCAGATCATCATTTGCTCGGGCGGCCGGAAATCAGCCTCGCTGACGTGGCGGCGGAAGATTATGTCATGCTGACGGTGGACGAGGCGCGAACGACGGCCGCCCGTTACTGGGATGCCGCGGGGCTTTCGCTCCGCCCGGTCCTCACGACCAGTTCGGTCGAGGCCGTGCGTTCGCTCGTGGCTGCCGGCATGGGAGTCACTGTCCTGTCCGACATGGTTTATCGACCATGGTCCCTGGAGGGGCAGCGCATCGAAGTGCGCCGGCTTGTCGAGCCGATCCCCAGTATGGATGTCGGCCTTGCATGGTCGCGTGACAGACCGATCGGCCCGGCGGCGGCCGCATTCCGGGCCTTTATGTCCGTGACCATGGGCGGTGGCGGCTAA
- a CDS encoding cytochrome ubiquinol oxidase subunit I, with translation MIDFTVVDLSRLQFAATAMYHFLFVPLTLGLSFLMAIMESVYVMTGRDIWRRMTLFWGTLFGINFAMGVATGIVMEFQFGMNWSYYSHYVGDVFGAPLAVEGLMAFFLEATFIGLFFFGWDRLSRVGHLAVTWLVALGANFSALWILIANGWMQNPVGSVFNPDTMRMEVTDFMAVIFNPVAQAKFVHTVSAGYTTGAMFMMAISAFFLLRGKHIELAKRSMVVAASFGLASALSVVVLGDESGYVATEQQKMKIAALEAMWDTEPAPASLTLFAIPGKDGNRFEVKIPWVLGLVTTRSLNTELPGIHQLVDHAEQRIRNGIVASADLDAIRKNPADTVARADFAQNWHDLGYALLLKRYRDDVQTATSEDIRKAALDTIPDVATLFWSFRIMVGLGFYMILFFATAFLLSARNKLGENRMLLRIALFSLPVPWIAIESGWLVAEYGRQPWAIEGVLPTFYAASGLTLTDLAISLGFFLTLYTSLLIVMVILMVKTIKAGPSQQDVITDGADGAIQIPQGAFAHPER, from the coding sequence ATGATCGATTTCACCGTTGTCGACCTTTCGCGGCTGCAGTTCGCGGCCACCGCGATGTACCATTTTCTGTTCGTGCCGCTGACGCTCGGCCTTTCCTTCCTGATGGCCATCATGGAGAGCGTCTATGTCATGACAGGCCGCGATATCTGGCGGCGCATGACACTGTTCTGGGGCACGCTGTTCGGCATCAATTTCGCCATGGGCGTCGCCACCGGCATTGTGATGGAATTCCAGTTCGGCATGAACTGGAGCTATTACAGCCACTATGTCGGCGACGTTTTCGGCGCACCGCTCGCCGTCGAAGGGCTGATGGCCTTCTTCCTCGAGGCGACCTTCATCGGCCTGTTCTTCTTCGGATGGGACAGACTGTCGAGGGTCGGCCACCTCGCGGTCACCTGGCTGGTCGCGCTCGGAGCCAATTTCTCGGCTCTATGGATCCTGATCGCCAATGGCTGGATGCAGAACCCGGTCGGCTCCGTCTTCAACCCTGATACGATGCGGATGGAGGTCACCGACTTCATGGCCGTGATCTTTAATCCGGTGGCGCAAGCCAAATTCGTCCACACGGTGAGCGCTGGCTACACCACCGGCGCCATGTTCATGATGGCCATCAGCGCATTCTTCCTTTTGCGTGGAAAGCATATCGAGCTCGCCAAGCGATCCATGGTGGTCGCGGCCAGCTTCGGCCTCGCCTCGGCGCTATCGGTCGTCGTGCTTGGTGACGAGAGCGGCTATGTCGCCACCGAACAGCAGAAGATGAAGATCGCCGCGCTTGAGGCCATGTGGGACACGGAACCCGCGCCGGCCAGCCTCACGCTCTTTGCCATTCCCGGCAAGGACGGCAACCGGTTCGAGGTCAAGATCCCTTGGGTTCTGGGCCTGGTCACCACGCGCAGCCTCAACACCGAACTCCCCGGCATCCATCAGCTCGTCGATCACGCCGAACAACGCATCCGCAACGGCATCGTCGCATCGGCCGATCTCGACGCGATCCGCAAGAACCCTGCCGATACGGTGGCGCGCGCGGACTTCGCGCAGAATTGGCACGATCTTGGCTATGCGCTTCTGCTCAAGCGCTACCGCGACGATGTGCAGACTGCAACGTCCGAGGACATCCGCAAGGCCGCGCTCGATACAATTCCGGACGTCGCTACCCTGTTCTGGAGCTTCCGGATCATGGTCGGGCTCGGCTTCTACATGATCCTGTTCTTCGCCACCGCCTTCCTGCTGAGCGCCCGCAACAAGCTCGGCGAGAACCGCATGCTGCTCAGGATCGCGCTGTTCAGCCTGCCAGTCCCCTGGATCGCGATCGAGTCCGGCTGGCTGGTGGCGGAATATGGCCGGCAGCCCTGGGCGATCGAAGGTGTGCTTCCCACCTTCTACGCCGCGTCGGGGCTGACGTTGACAGACCTCGCAATCAGCCTGGGTTTCTTCCTGACGCTCTACACCAGCCTTCTGATCGTCATGGTCATCCTGATGGTCAAGACCATCAAGGCCGGCCCCAGCCAGCAAGATGTCATCACCGATGGCGCGGATGGCGCGATCCAAATCCCCCAGGGCGCATTCGCCCATCCCGAACGCTGA
- a CDS encoding CBS domain-containing protein, with translation MTNTDQSGNSAGRLKEPNMQVEAIMTLPVVGIEPSASIADAARLMISRKISGLPVIRSDGALVGIVSEGDFLRRENWARNASVRVGSNFLSAPEKSPTNMSTPMDVGLKR, from the coding sequence ATGACCAACACCGACCAATCAGGAAATTCTGCAGGACGTTTGAAGGAACCGAACATGCAAGTCGAGGCAATCATGACCTTACCAGTCGTAGGGATCGAACCATCGGCGTCGATCGCCGATGCGGCAAGGCTGATGATCTCCAGGAAAATCAGCGGCCTTCCTGTCATTCGCAGCGACGGCGCTCTGGTTGGGATTGTCAGCGAGGGCGATTTTCTCCGCCGGGAGAACTGGGCACGAAACGCAAGCGTTCGCGTTGGCTCGAATTTCTTGTCAGCCCCGGAAAAGTCGCCGACGAATATGTCCACGCCAATGGACGTCGGATTGAAGAGGTGA
- a CDS encoding acyltransferase family protein, protein MKPDYRPDIDGLRAIAVIAVILFHFEVPGFPGGFVGVDIFFVISGYLITRLLVAEGGGLSLVEFYGRRMRRILPAMLVVISLSLVAGWFLLLPGDYAALGRSAAYSTFGLGNYYFLWNTGYFDRESTLLPLLHLWSLGVEEQFYLVWPMLLLIANRLARGRHLPVVVLICIVALASFSIALHLVAVDPKQAFYVPFSRAWELALGGLLVFAPPIGRRRTSEAFGLIGLGLVAASTLWLSPSQPFPGLGALVPVIGAVLLIWPRSQSPVSALLASAPLRSTGKISYSLYLWHWPILVFFRHYAGTTMPSAVESSVLIATAWLAAYLSWRFVEEPVRRLRVPPSRALIAGATAVAMVCLSANAIFEAGGFTSRISKEVEAMRSLDVMWEWSCPQMVSIPELGNTFCAFGAPWEKAARHAVLWGDSHAEHLAPLFDRAGKREDTAFFLYHACPAAFGEGVHRDFPDWPGYRESCSSSRKAAVGMLRQRTDIDLVVLSSAWTSLANTDVVADDGQRTDKVLLLRDGLRSLVEEISNPDRRIAIIGQVPGPGMDLTSCAAMRESGMLRRCSTEMNSEQVFRIWSPMVTALGSLVQDNAVVFVDPLKGMCPDRHCPTYINGEFIYRDGSHIRRNLRPETDDAIARMMGLYPALAGQEQTRISAANPAPPPTAGKSN, encoded by the coding sequence TTGAAACCCGACTATCGGCCGGATATCGACGGATTGCGCGCAATCGCAGTGATCGCCGTCATTCTTTTCCATTTTGAGGTGCCCGGTTTCCCGGGCGGGTTCGTCGGCGTCGATATCTTCTTTGTCATTTCTGGTTACTTGATCACGCGCCTTCTGGTGGCGGAAGGCGGTGGACTATCCCTTGTCGAATTCTACGGCAGGCGGATGCGCCGAATACTGCCGGCGATGCTGGTAGTGATCAGCCTCTCGCTCGTCGCAGGGTGGTTTCTGTTGCTCCCGGGGGATTATGCCGCTCTAGGACGTAGCGCGGCTTATTCCACGTTCGGGCTGGGTAATTACTACTTTCTCTGGAACACAGGCTATTTCGACCGCGAGTCGACGCTTCTGCCGCTGCTCCATCTCTGGTCGCTCGGCGTCGAAGAGCAGTTCTATCTCGTATGGCCGATGCTGCTTCTGATTGCCAACCGGCTGGCACGCGGCCGCCACCTACCGGTTGTCGTGCTGATCTGCATCGTCGCGCTGGCCAGCTTCTCGATCGCCCTCCATCTGGTTGCGGTCGATCCGAAACAGGCGTTCTATGTTCCCTTCAGCCGAGCCTGGGAATTGGCTCTCGGCGGCCTGCTCGTCTTCGCACCGCCGATAGGCCGCCGGCGTACGTCCGAAGCGTTCGGACTGATCGGCCTTGGCCTGGTAGCCGCCAGCACCCTCTGGCTGTCGCCGAGCCAGCCGTTTCCTGGCCTTGGCGCGCTCGTTCCGGTGATCGGCGCTGTCCTGCTCATTTGGCCGCGTTCGCAGTCACCGGTCTCGGCGCTGCTTGCGAGCGCACCTTTGCGATCGACGGGCAAGATTTCCTATAGTCTCTACCTCTGGCATTGGCCGATACTGGTCTTCTTCCGTCACTACGCCGGCACCACAATGCCGTCAGCGGTCGAATCGTCCGTGCTGATAGCGACGGCCTGGCTAGCGGCGTATCTATCCTGGCGGTTCGTCGAGGAACCCGTCCGCCGCTTGCGGGTTCCACCGTCCAGGGCACTTATCGCTGGTGCCACCGCCGTGGCGATGGTTTGCCTGAGCGCCAATGCGATCTTCGAAGCCGGCGGTTTCACCAGCAGGATTTCGAAGGAAGTCGAGGCAATGCGCAGCCTCGATGTGATGTGGGAGTGGTCATGCCCGCAAATGGTCAGCATTCCTGAGCTGGGCAACACCTTTTGCGCGTTCGGTGCGCCTTGGGAAAAAGCGGCGCGCCACGCTGTGCTGTGGGGCGACAGCCATGCCGAACATCTCGCCCCGCTATTCGACAGGGCAGGCAAAAGAGAAGATACGGCTTTCTTTCTTTATCACGCCTGCCCCGCCGCCTTCGGGGAGGGTGTCCACCGCGACTTTCCGGATTGGCCCGGCTATCGGGAAAGCTGCTCATCGTCACGAAAGGCTGCGGTCGGCATGCTGAGACAGCGGACAGACATCGACCTCGTGGTGTTGTCCTCCGCCTGGACAAGTCTTGCCAACACCGATGTCGTTGCTGACGATGGACAGCGGACGGATAAAGTCCTGTTGTTGCGTGATGGCCTGCGCAGCCTTGTCGAGGAAATCAGCAACCCGGATCGGCGCATCGCAATCATTGGCCAAGTGCCCGGTCCAGGCATGGACCTGACTTCGTGCGCGGCGATGCGCGAAAGCGGTATGCTTAGGCGTTGTTCGACCGAGATGAACAGCGAGCAAGTCTTCCGGATCTGGTCGCCGATGGTGACCGCGCTCGGATCGCTCGTTCAGGACAATGCCGTGGTCTTTGTCGATCCGCTCAAAGGCATGTGTCCGGACAGACACTGCCCCACCTACATCAATGGCGAGTTCATCTACCGTGATGGCTCACATATACGCAGAAACCTGAGGCCCGAGACCGACGATGCCATTGCTCGAATGATGGGTCTCTATCCGGCCTTGGCGGGCCAGGAGCAGACCCGGATATCGGCTGCGAATCCCGCGCCGCCTCCAACAGCCGGCAAAAGCAATTGA
- the cydX gene encoding cytochrome bd-I oxidase subunit CydX — MWYFSWILGVGLACSFAILNAMWFEMREDRRTVAVQAARPGIGGHDR, encoded by the coding sequence ATGTGGTATTTTTCCTGGATCCTCGGGGTCGGTCTCGCCTGCTCGTTCGCCATCCTCAACGCCATGTGGTTCGAGATGCGTGAGGACCGCCGCACTGTAGCCGTGCAAGCGGCCAGACCCGGCATAGGCGGCCACGATCGATGA
- the cydB gene encoding cytochrome d ubiquinol oxidase subunit II, protein MNTIPLDYETLRLIWWLLLGVLLIGFAVMDGYDLGVGALLPFVARSDDERRVLINLLGPTWEGNQVWLVLGGGAIFAAWPALYAASFSGFYLAMITVLLALILRPVAFKFRGKIKGPRWRATWDWALFIGGFVPALIFGVAVGNVLLGVPFNLDATLRPSYAGNFFGLLRPFALVSGLLSVAMLVTHGAVIIAARTEGMVALRARVYGRYAAVASIVLFALAGLWVSFLMDGYVVTSVQDPLGPSNPLNKIVTTSTGAWLANYGAHPWMIMAPALGLLGPVVAYLGLKGHAWKTSLLGSTLAIVGIISTAGLSLFPFLLPSSINPNASLTVWDASSSHLTLFVMLLATIVFLPLIIAYTAWVYRVMRGTVTATSIGRNPNAY, encoded by the coding sequence ATGAACACGATCCCCCTCGATTACGAAACCCTCAGGCTGATCTGGTGGCTTCTGCTCGGCGTCCTCCTCATCGGTTTTGCCGTCATGGACGGTTACGATCTTGGCGTCGGCGCGCTTCTGCCGTTCGTCGCCCGCTCCGATGATGAAAGGCGCGTCCTGATCAACCTGCTCGGCCCGACCTGGGAAGGCAACCAGGTCTGGCTTGTGCTCGGTGGTGGCGCCATCTTCGCAGCCTGGCCGGCACTCTATGCCGCGTCCTTCTCCGGCTTCTATCTGGCGATGATCACAGTGCTGCTGGCGCTGATATTGCGACCGGTCGCATTCAAGTTCCGCGGCAAGATCAAGGGTCCGCGCTGGCGCGCTACCTGGGACTGGGCACTGTTCATCGGCGGCTTCGTGCCGGCGCTGATCTTCGGTGTCGCGGTCGGCAATGTCCTGCTTGGTGTCCCTTTCAACCTCGATGCCACACTCAGGCCCTCTTACGCCGGAAACTTCTTCGGCCTGTTGCGGCCCTTCGCGCTGGTGTCCGGTCTGCTCAGCGTCGCCATGCTGGTGACGCACGGCGCCGTTATCATCGCGGCGCGAACCGAAGGCATGGTCGCCCTGCGGGCAAGGGTCTATGGCCGCTATGCCGCTGTCGCCAGCATCGTGCTGTTCGCTCTTGCAGGACTATGGGTGTCGTTCTTGATGGACGGCTATGTGGTCACCAGCGTGCAGGATCCGCTCGGTCCATCGAATCCGCTCAACAAAATTGTGACGACGAGCACCGGCGCATGGCTCGCCAACTATGGTGCCCATCCGTGGATGATCATGGCGCCCGCCCTCGGACTGCTGGGCCCGGTCGTCGCCTATCTCGGTTTGAAGGGCCATGCCTGGAAAACGTCCCTTCTCGGCAGCACCCTGGCCATCGTCGGCATCATCTCAACGGCCGGCCTGTCGCTGTTTCCCTTCCTGCTGCCGAGCTCAATCAATCCCAATGCAAGCCTGACAGTCTGGGATGCGTCCTCCAGCCACCTGACCCTGTTCGTCATGTTGTTGGCGACCATCGTCTTCCTGCCGCTCATCATCGCCTACACCGCATGGGTCTACCGCGTCATGCGCGGCACCGTCACGGCCACCTCGATTGGCCGCAACCCGAACGCCTACTGA
- a CDS encoding NAD-dependent epimerase/dehydratase family protein, translated as MDNHSADMVEFGPRTHVLVTGGAGFVGSALVDLLLARNCSVTVIDDLSNGSLHNLPASDPRLTIRTFRVGDPAFSAAVHDEVGQADAVFHLASPIGVQLAHKERFAVTSGILESGCAIVEACRLHRRPLLYTSSSEVYGSGRDRPITESDPVMTDLRPRWGYAAAKAAVEHLVAGLFFDFGIPTWIVRPFNMAGPRQRPATGLVLPVFVNAALRGEPLVVHDDGEQRRAFLHVADAAEGLLLIIQCRSLRGRPVNLGGSEAVQIGNLAKMVVEAAKSGAPIVMKPSNAVYGERFAVTYDRVPDTSLLTTMTGWRPLRSTKQTITDSIEHMRTQRVMA; from the coding sequence GTGGACAACCATAGCGCGGACATGGTTGAATTCGGCCCGCGAACTCACGTACTGGTTACCGGTGGCGCAGGCTTCGTTGGGTCGGCACTGGTCGATCTGTTGCTAGCGCGCAATTGCAGCGTGACCGTTATCGATGATCTTTCGAACGGCTCGCTTCACAATCTTCCTGCCAGTGATCCCCGCCTGACGATCCGGACCTTCAGGGTTGGTGATCCAGCATTCAGTGCAGCGGTTCACGATGAGGTTGGCCAAGCGGACGCCGTGTTCCATCTGGCGAGCCCAATCGGGGTTCAACTGGCCCATAAGGAACGCTTTGCCGTTACCAGCGGCATTCTCGAGTCAGGCTGTGCGATTGTAGAGGCATGCCGACTGCACCGGCGCCCGCTTCTTTATACCTCAAGCTCCGAAGTCTATGGCTCCGGCCGGGACCGGCCAATCACAGAGTCCGATCCCGTGATGACGGATCTCCGGCCGCGGTGGGGCTATGCTGCCGCCAAGGCGGCGGTCGAGCATCTGGTTGCCGGACTGTTTTTCGATTTCGGTATCCCCACCTGGATCGTCAGGCCATTCAACATGGCTGGTCCACGGCAGCGACCGGCGACCGGCTTGGTCTTGCCGGTTTTTGTCAACGCAGCCTTGCGAGGCGAGCCGCTCGTTGTTCACGACGACGGCGAACAGAGGCGGGCATTTCTTCACGTTGCCGACGCCGCCGAAGGGTTGCTCCTGATCATCCAATGTCGATCCTTGCGGGGACGACCAGTCAATCTGGGCGGCAGCGAGGCGGTGCAGATCGGCAATCTTGCAAAGATGGTGGTTGAGGCCGCCAAGTCCGGCGCCCCGATTGTCATGAAGCCTTCCAACGCGGTGTATGGCGAGAGGTTTGCCGTAACGTATGATCGCGTACCGGACACCAGTCTTTTGACCACCATGACAGGTTGGCGCCCGCTGCGAAGCACAAAGCAGACAATCACCGACAGCATCGAGCACATGCGTACCCAACGAGTGATGGCTTGA